In a single window of the bacterium genome:
- the hrcA gene encoding heat-inducible transcriptional repressor HrcA codes for MKSFSKRHEKVLKAIIQSYIEDGKPIASEKLVNCCGKRLSSASIRIIMAELEEMDYIHQPHTSAGRVPTDKGYRFYVDGLKGISHLKKNEMRNILTLKTSKGSYDIVVKKATELLSQFTHYTTLILVSSEGEKRLKHLELILLSSKNILVIFVIDNARVKNDTIHPDKNIDNRNISRWNIWFDKNLTGLTVDEAREKLLKEIPLEKEAESIFKEVAYLLSSLGNRNEEPIYFSGDLNVFDQPEFGKIEKVKSFFHLLESKKKLIKLLNPYMEDNGIHVRIGKENTFEELADFSLVTVPCRVGENATALLAVIGPKRMYYPKVISLLDYTAKILENKADESEVLK; via the coding sequence ATGAAAAGCTTCAGTAAAAGGCATGAAAAAGTTCTAAAGGCAATTATCCAGAGCTATATTGAAGATGGGAAGCCAATCGCTTCGGAAAAGCTGGTTAATTGCTGCGGGAAGAGACTGAGTTCCGCGTCCATAAGGATTATCATGGCTGAACTTGAGGAGATGGATTATATCCATCAGCCTCATACATCAGCAGGCAGGGTCCCCACGGACAAGGGATACAGGTTTTATGTTGACGGTTTAAAAGGCATTTCTCATCTCAAGAAGAATGAGATGAGAAATATCTTGACCCTTAAAACCAGTAAGGGAAGCTATGATATTGTAGTTAAAAAAGCGACGGAATTGCTTTCACAATTTACGCATTACACGACGTTGATACTTGTTTCATCGGAAGGTGAAAAACGGCTGAAGCATTTGGAGCTGATTTTGCTGAGCAGCAAGAATATCCTGGTTATATTTGTTATAGATAACGCGAGGGTAAAAAATGACACGATACACCCTGACAAGAACATTGACAACAGGAATATTTCAAGATGGAACATATGGTTTGACAAAAATCTTACAGGACTTACGGTGGACGAGGCAAGGGAAAAGCTTTTAAAAGAAATCCCCCTGGAAAAAGAGGCCGAGAGTATATTTAAAGAGGTGGCGTATTTACTTTCAAGCCTTGGGAACAGGAATGAAGAACCAATATATTTCTCGGGTGACCTTAATGTTTTTGACCAGCCTGAATTTGGTAAGATAGAAAAGGTTAAATCATTTTTTCACCTGCTGGAATCTAAAAAGAAACTGATTAAACTTTTAAATCCTTATATGGAAGATAACGGGATACATGTAAGGATTGGAAAAGAAAATACGTTTGAGGAACTCGCGGATTTCAGCCTTGTCACTGTTCCATGCAGGGTGGGCGAAAACGCGACCGCACTTTTGGCTGTTATAGGGCCTAAAAGAATGTATTATCCCAAAGTCATTTCACTTTTGGATTATACCGCGAAGATTCTTGAAAATAAAGCAGATGAAAGTGAGGTGTTAAAGTGA
- a CDS encoding diacylglycerol kinase family protein, translated as MVIQKINIILNPIAGKSKGVLSKVTGTLKEKNIAFEVLATNSPGEAKLLAKISSENKSVDLLLVIGGDGTINEAVNGMVNSNLPLGIIPAGSLNCAAREIGLSFNPVEALCELLNGKVKTIPLGKILFFGENTDSTFQNNKERYFLLMAGIGLDAKAVVDFNPKLKKIVGPLAYVWSGLKQIFSRNHPLVQFETNKRTITGYSGIINKFKTYAWFNFAPEAGIEKEFFQMFVYKKNNIMSLIRYSIGGMFGLHRKFSDVESVLTNSIKASSNGIIFIQADGEAAGTLPAEISIVPCSLKIIVPKGN; from the coding sequence ATGGTTATACAAAAAATCAATATCATCTTGAATCCTATCGCCGGCAAAAGCAAAGGTGTCCTTTCCAAAGTTACCGGAACATTAAAAGAGAAGAATATCGCGTTTGAGGTTCTTGCTACTAATTCCCCGGGAGAGGCAAAATTACTTGCGAAAATATCTTCTGAAAATAAATCAGTGGATTTACTCCTCGTAATCGGGGGAGACGGGACAATAAATGAAGCGGTAAACGGGATGGTAAATTCAAATCTCCCTCTGGGAATAATACCCGCGGGAAGCCTTAATTGCGCCGCAAGGGAAATCGGCCTTTCGTTTAATCCCGTAGAAGCGCTTTGTGAGCTCCTTAATGGAAAAGTAAAAACCATACCCCTGGGTAAAATATTATTTTTTGGGGAAAACACTGATTCCACATTCCAAAATAATAAAGAGCGATATTTTCTTTTAATGGCAGGCATCGGTTTAGACGCAAAAGCAGTGGTTGATTTCAATCCAAAACTCAAAAAAATTGTAGGGCCTCTGGCTTATGTATGGTCCGGTTTAAAACAAATTTTCAGCAGGAACCACCCGCTTGTCCAATTTGAAACAAACAAAAGAACAATTACCGGTTACTCCGGCATAATAAATAAATTTAAAACCTATGCATGGTTTAATTTCGCCCCGGAGGCCGGGATTGAAAAAGAATTTTTCCAGATGTTTGTGTACAAAAAAAATAATATTATGTCTCTTATCCGCTACAGCATCGGAGGAATGTTCGGGCTGCACAGAAAGTTTTCTGACGTTGAATCCGTTTTAACAAACAGCATAAAAGCAAGTTCAAACGGCATAATATTTATCCAGGCGGACGGCGAAGCCGCAGGAACACTTCCTGCAGAAATTTCAATTGTTCCCTGTTCGCTGAAAATCATTGTTCCAAAAGGCAATTAA